The proteins below are encoded in one region of Methanosarcina barkeri 3:
- a CDS encoding TIGR04013 family B12-binding domain/radical SAM domain-containing protein, which yields MNVHFRYSKKNSYSFAVLSPLLPEAGFVDRPVDGIMLYSFTTRQAAKVFMEVKNAGTDSVFIAGGPHPSGAPEETLEYFDYVVIGEGEETLPELVKMVQEKGDPEKVPGIAYREAETGKVVMTAKRPYANLDSYPCFDPHKLRAPIEISRGCPWGCKYCQTPRLFGREVRHRSIDSIMKNARYYDDLRFIASNALGYGSDGIHPRFDKVEKLLSALHKLPDKKIFFGTFPSEVRPEFVTDESVELVRKYCANDSLSVGVQSGSDRILKEIRRGHTVGDSISAVECCLEHEIVPAVDFIFGLPTETEEDQEKSLNLVRWICKKGGTVRAHYLTPLPGTPYASAVPSEVSDQVRRELGKLALGGKLTGYWEKHRKFEKKPS from the coding sequence ATGAACGTGCACTTCCGGTATAGTAAGAAAAACTCTTACAGCTTTGCGGTCCTTTCGCCTTTACTGCCGGAAGCCGGTTTTGTAGACAGGCCTGTAGACGGAATCATGCTCTACAGTTTTACAACGCGCCAGGCAGCAAAGGTATTTATGGAAGTGAAAAATGCAGGCACTGATTCTGTTTTTATTGCTGGAGGACCTCACCCATCCGGTGCTCCAGAAGAGACACTTGAATACTTTGACTATGTCGTGATAGGGGAAGGAGAGGAAACCCTTCCGGAACTTGTGAAAATGGTTCAGGAAAAGGGAGATCCAGAAAAAGTACCTGGCATTGCGTATAGGGAAGCAGAAACGGGTAAGGTTGTTATGACTGCGAAAAGGCCTTATGCAAACCTTGATTCCTACCCCTGTTTTGACCCTCATAAACTCCGTGCCCCTATTGAAATTAGCAGGGGATGTCCCTGGGGCTGCAAGTACTGTCAGACTCCCAGGCTTTTCGGAAGAGAAGTAAGACACAGAAGCATAGATTCGATTATGAAAAACGCAAGGTACTATGATGATCTTCGCTTTATAGCCTCCAATGCCTTGGGTTACGGAAGTGACGGAATTCACCCCAGGTTTGACAAAGTGGAAAAATTGCTTTCCGCACTTCATAAACTGCCTGATAAAAAAATCTTTTTCGGGACTTTTCCTTCGGAAGTGCGTCCTGAGTTCGTAACCGATGAATCGGTTGAACTCGTGAGAAAATACTGCGCAAACGATAGCCTTAGTGTTGGAGTTCAATCAGGCAGTGACCGAATTCTAAAGGAGATCAGGAGAGGGCATACTGTTGGAGACAGTATTTCAGCAGTCGAATGCTGTCTGGAGCATGAAATTGTTCCGGCGGTTGATTTCATCTTCGGTCTTCCCACCGAAACCGAAGAAGACCAGGAAAAAAGCCTTAATCTTGTTCGCTGGATTTGCAAGAAAGGAGGCACTGTAAGGGCCCATTACCTAACTCCCCTGCCCGGAACTCCATATGCATCGGCTGTTCCTTCAGAAGTAAGTGATCAGGTAAGGCGAGAGCTTGGAAAGCTTGCCCTTGGGGGCAAACTTACAGGATACTGGGAAAAACACCGAAAATTTGAAAAAAAGCCAAGTTAA
- a CDS encoding DUF126 domain-containing protein, which produces MVLIKLKGRTISRGCARGEVLLSIDPISFLGSVDPKTGVIIEENHALEGKSIQGKVLVFPHGKGSTVGSYVMYQLKKNGVAPSAIINLETEPIVAVGAIISEIPLVDMLERNPYEVLNNGDFVVVNGSKGYIELIKQETNKTECN; this is translated from the coding sequence GTGGTTCTAATTAAACTTAAAGGCAGGACAATTTCCAGAGGATGTGCAAGAGGAGAAGTACTTCTCTCCATAGACCCCATCTCTTTCCTTGGCAGTGTAGACCCGAAAACAGGGGTTATAATTGAAGAAAACCACGCCCTTGAAGGAAAATCAATTCAGGGTAAAGTTCTTGTTTTTCCCCACGGCAAAGGCTCTACAGTCGGCTCGTACGTTATGTATCAACTCAAGAAAAACGGAGTCGCTCCTTCAGCGATAATAAATCTGGAAACCGAACCCATAGTTGCAGTTGGAGCCATTATTTCCGAAATCCCACTTGTTGATATGCTTGAGAGAAACCCTTACGAAGTATTAAATAATGGAGACTTTGTTGTGGTTAACGGAAGTAAAGGATATATTGAACTTATCAAACAGGAAACAAATAAAACTGAATGTAATTAA
- the acnA gene encoding aconitate hydratase AcnA, translating into MREGPDPFGVRDTIETAAGRATIYRLGKLEENGFEGISLLPYSIRILLESLLRHADTEKHIITAEDVEALARWSPENISDRDIPFIPSRVIMQDFTGVPAIVDLAALRSAMQRLGGDPTKINPVIPADLVIDHSVQVDSYGTAYSLEENEKKEFERNGERYSLLRWAQKAFDNFRVVPPGRGIIHQVNLEYLTPLVHLKEKNGELFAFPDTLVGTDSHTTMINGIGVLGWGVGGIEAEAVMLGQPYYMPVPEVVGFKLYGKLAQGVTATDLVLTITKMLRKEGVVGKFVEFYGPGLNSLSLPDRATISNMAPEYGATLGIFPPDDETLDYLRRTGRSEDQVDLVKRYLEAQGLLYSTHKPDPVFSTTLELDMSTVKPSLAGPKRPQDQLFLSEVPENYRETMRQTFIRKKESGLGLSQDPAYQRWIEDGGTPVEEPETPVAEEEKAGVLEKAFRVTHGSVVIAAITSCTNTSNPSVLIGAGLLAKKAVEKGLHVKPFVKTSLSPGSRVATEYLKAAGLLPYLEALGFHQVGYGCTTCIGNSGPLPEKVSQEIQENDLTVAAVLSGNRNFEGRINPLVKANFLASPPLVVAYAIAGTVNINLENDPLAYDPNGHPVYLKDIWPAEEEIKNAEKNSIKPSMFEKEYSGALEGPKRWKELEAPTGTLYDWNPMSTYIQEPPYFMDFPLAPPSPEDIKSARVLALFGDSITTDHISPAGDIPSDSPAGRYLISWGVSPEDFNSYGSRRGNHEVMMRGTFGNIRLRNRLVDREGGWTVYHSRKEDFPEELCEGIPIYDASMLYAENNTPLIVIAGREYGTGSSRDWAAKGTFLLGVKAVIAESFERIHRSNLVGMGVLPLQFKEGENADTLGLTGKESYDILGIEYMEPHGELTVRAKDENGDEVQFQVTLRLDSAVEIEYYMNGGILHKFLRDSVKKK; encoded by the coding sequence ATGAGAGAAGGTCCGGACCCATTTGGGGTAAGAGACACTATTGAAACAGCTGCCGGAAGAGCTACGATTTACAGATTGGGCAAACTGGAAGAAAATGGTTTTGAGGGAATTTCCCTGCTTCCGTACTCCATAAGAATCCTGCTGGAATCTCTGCTAAGGCATGCAGATACGGAAAAGCATATAATAACTGCTGAGGATGTGGAGGCTCTTGCCCGCTGGAGCCCTGAAAATATAAGTGACAGGGATATTCCGTTCATTCCGTCAAGGGTAATTATGCAGGACTTTACAGGTGTTCCAGCCATAGTAGACCTGGCAGCCCTCCGTTCTGCAATGCAGCGTTTGGGGGGAGATCCCACGAAAATAAACCCTGTTATCCCTGCTGATCTTGTTATCGATCATTCGGTCCAGGTAGATTCCTATGGCACGGCCTACTCTCTTGAAGAAAATGAGAAAAAGGAGTTTGAACGCAACGGGGAACGCTATTCTCTCCTTCGCTGGGCCCAGAAAGCTTTTGACAATTTCAGAGTCGTGCCCCCTGGAAGGGGAATTATCCATCAGGTAAACCTTGAGTACCTGACTCCTCTTGTACACCTCAAGGAGAAAAATGGGGAACTGTTTGCATTTCCCGATACTCTTGTAGGGACAGACTCTCATACTACGATGATTAATGGAATTGGAGTACTCGGCTGGGGAGTAGGAGGCATAGAAGCCGAAGCCGTAATGCTAGGGCAGCCTTACTATATGCCTGTACCTGAGGTCGTGGGCTTCAAGCTCTACGGAAAACTTGCACAGGGAGTTACTGCCACCGATCTTGTCCTGACAATTACTAAGATGCTTAGAAAAGAAGGAGTTGTCGGCAAGTTTGTGGAATTTTACGGGCCCGGTTTAAACTCACTCAGTCTTCCGGATAGGGCAACAATCTCCAACATGGCTCCTGAATATGGTGCAACTCTTGGAATTTTCCCGCCTGACGATGAGACTCTTGATTACCTGCGAAGAACTGGCAGGAGTGAAGATCAGGTTGACCTTGTGAAAAGGTATCTGGAAGCCCAGGGTCTTCTCTATTCGACTCACAAGCCTGACCCTGTCTTCAGCACTACCCTTGAACTTGATATGAGCACGGTAAAACCTTCCCTTGCAGGTCCAAAACGTCCTCAGGACCAGCTCTTCTTAAGTGAAGTGCCTGAAAACTACCGTGAAACTATGCGGCAGACATTTATCCGAAAGAAAGAGTCAGGACTTGGACTTTCCCAGGATCCTGCCTACCAGCGCTGGATAGAAGACGGAGGGACACCCGTAGAGGAACCTGAAACTCCTGTTGCAGAAGAGGAAAAAGCAGGAGTTCTTGAGAAGGCCTTCAGGGTAACACACGGCTCCGTAGTAATTGCAGCAATTACTTCCTGTACCAATACCTCAAATCCCTCAGTTCTGATAGGAGCCGGACTGCTAGCAAAAAAGGCTGTAGAAAAGGGCCTGCACGTCAAGCCTTTTGTAAAAACAAGTCTCTCACCAGGCTCAAGGGTAGCGACAGAGTATCTGAAAGCTGCAGGCCTTTTGCCCTATCTTGAAGCTCTCGGTTTCCACCAGGTTGGGTACGGCTGTACAACCTGTATAGGGAACAGCGGGCCTTTACCTGAGAAAGTCTCACAAGAGATTCAGGAAAATGACCTTACTGTTGCAGCCGTGCTCAGCGGAAACCGAAACTTCGAAGGAAGAATTAATCCGCTTGTCAAAGCAAACTTCCTTGCTTCTCCGCCTCTTGTTGTGGCTTATGCAATCGCAGGTACTGTGAATATCAACCTCGAAAACGATCCTCTTGCTTATGATCCCAACGGGCACCCGGTTTACCTCAAGGACATCTGGCCTGCAGAGGAGGAGATAAAGAATGCCGAAAAGAACAGCATCAAACCTTCAATGTTCGAAAAAGAGTATTCAGGCGCTCTGGAGGGCCCTAAACGCTGGAAAGAACTGGAAGCCCCGACAGGTACTCTCTATGATTGGAACCCAATGTCCACATATATTCAGGAGCCTCCGTACTTCATGGATTTCCCACTTGCTCCACCTTCACCTGAAGATATAAAGAGTGCAAGAGTTCTGGCTCTTTTCGGGGACAGCATTACCACGGACCATATTTCTCCTGCAGGGGATATTCCTTCAGATAGTCCTGCAGGCAGGTACCTGATTTCCTGGGGTGTGAGCCCGGAAGATTTCAATTCTTATGGGTCCAGAAGGGGTAATCATGAGGTAATGATGCGTGGAACCTTCGGGAATATTCGGCTCAGGAACAGGCTCGTGGACAGAGAAGGAGGGTGGACCGTATACCATTCTCGGAAAGAAGACTTCCCTGAGGAGCTCTGCGAGGGAATTCCTATTTATGATGCATCTATGCTTTATGCGGAAAATAATACTCCTCTGATCGTTATTGCAGGAAGGGAATATGGGACAGGCAGTTCCAGGGACTGGGCAGCCAAAGGTACATTCCTGCTCGGAGTTAAAGCAGTTATTGCTGAGTCTTTCGAGCGTATACACAGAAGCAACCTTGTCGGGATGGGAGTTCTTCCGTTGCAGTTCAAAGAAGGCGAGAATGCCGACACTCTGGGTCTAACAGGAAAGGAAAGCTATGATATTCTGGGTATTGAATACATGGAGCCTCATGGAGAACTTACAGTAAGGGCAAAGGACGAAAATGGCGACGAAGTTCAGTTCCAGGTAACCTTGAGGCTGGATTCGGCTGTGGAAATCGAATATTACATGAACGGCGGAATTTTGCATAAGTTTCTGCGGGATTCGGTGAAGAAAAAATAA
- a CDS encoding citrate/2-methylcitrate synthase — MSKNICFIDGLEGILKYREIDINQLVELPYDAVSYLLIQGELPGDQELAEYAACLHGEREVNREVIDVIRMCNFNIDSIEALRTIVSFISQFDPDINDSSPEGNMRKAIRLIAKIPTIVAAYFRIANGKQPVPPDPSLSHGANFLYMLRGNKPTQLEAEVMEKDFILSAEHELNASTFSSRVTASTLSDLYSAVVSGLCTLKGPLHGGARAEVVTMIEEIACPENAENYVLDKLSKKEKIMGFGHRVYKTYDPRGTIFKQLAKQLAEAKGDMHWYNTAEVVENTVIRELVEKKGKPIYPNVDFYSGVIYKYMDIPPQLATSIFAIGRVSGWIAHCFDQYEKKKIIRPRAFMLDEC; from the coding sequence ATGAGTAAAAATATCTGTTTCATAGATGGGTTAGAGGGCATTCTGAAATACAGGGAGATAGACATTAACCAGCTGGTTGAGCTTCCCTATGATGCCGTTTCCTATCTGCTTATCCAGGGAGAGCTTCCCGGAGATCAGGAACTTGCCGAGTATGCAGCCTGCCTGCATGGGGAGCGTGAAGTTAACAGGGAGGTGATAGACGTTATCCGTATGTGCAATTTCAATATTGACTCTATAGAAGCACTGCGTACAATCGTTTCTTTTATATCACAGTTCGATCCGGATATTAACGACAGTTCTCCCGAAGGAAATATGAGAAAAGCTATAAGGTTAATTGCCAAGATACCAACCATAGTTGCTGCATATTTTAGAATCGCAAACGGAAAACAACCTGTACCTCCTGATCCATCCCTATCCCACGGAGCTAACTTTCTGTATATGTTAAGAGGAAATAAACCAACTCAGCTGGAGGCTGAGGTCATGGAGAAAGACTTCATTCTCAGTGCCGAACACGAATTAAATGCCTCTACTTTTTCTTCAAGAGTTACTGCCTCTACTCTTTCGGATCTCTATTCTGCTGTTGTTTCCGGGCTCTGCACCCTTAAAGGTCCTCTGCACGGAGGGGCAAGGGCAGAAGTCGTGACTATGATCGAAGAAATTGCTTGCCCAGAAAACGCAGAAAATTACGTCCTCGATAAACTAAGTAAAAAAGAAAAAATTATGGGTTTTGGACATAGAGTTTACAAAACTTACGATCCTAGAGGCACGATATTCAAGCAGCTTGCTAAACAACTCGCAGAAGCAAAGGGGGATATGCACTGGTACAACACTGCCGAAGTAGTAGAAAATACTGTTATCCGTGAACTTGTAGAAAAGAAAGGAAAGCCAATCTATCCTAACGTTGATTTTTACTCGGGAGTTATTTACAAATATATGGATATTCCTCCTCAACTTGCAACATCGATCTTTGCAATCGGCAGGGTTTCAGGCTGGATAGCTCACTGCTTTGATCAGTACGAGAAGAAAAAGATCATAAGGCCCAGGGCTTTCATGCTTGATGAATGCTAA
- a CDS encoding site-2 protease family protein: protein MNQENHKKGKGKFNAEETVSRLYPYIVRVFDVYEVQNSGEALYFYGTPRTSNENITGELWEPLQQFGFSCTLKYELGEYVLLVFPEKKTKEKTWINLVLFIATFFTTMVCGAWMSGADLESEPFQLFRGLPFTLAIMAVLGSHEMAHYVMARYHGMKASLPYFIPFPTFIGTMGALIRYRGPVPSRKALFDVGVAGPLVGLFMSVAVTVIGLNLESPAVSPLSDSMMLGLGLPPLFVFIQKLVGATGENLHPVAFAGWVGMFVTLLNLLPAGQLDGGHILRAMLGKKAEKISFMMPRVLFLIGLYVIYWMKEDGFIWISWALFLWIFAAVGHPSPLHDKVELDKKRILLGIITFILGLLCFTLIPFKPIP from the coding sequence ATGAACCAGGAAAACCATAAAAAAGGCAAAGGAAAATTCAATGCCGAAGAAACGGTTTCACGTTTATATCCTTACATAGTCAGGGTATTCGACGTTTATGAGGTCCAGAATTCCGGAGAAGCGCTTTACTTCTATGGAACTCCTCGAACCAGTAATGAAAATATTACGGGAGAACTCTGGGAGCCTTTACAGCAGTTTGGTTTTAGCTGTACTCTAAAGTACGAGCTTGGAGAATACGTACTGCTGGTTTTTCCTGAAAAGAAGACAAAGGAAAAGACCTGGATAAACCTTGTCCTTTTCATAGCAACCTTTTTTACAACTATGGTTTGCGGAGCCTGGATGTCAGGAGCAGACCTCGAAAGCGAGCCCTTCCAGCTTTTCCGAGGCTTACCGTTTACCCTTGCGATAATGGCAGTTCTTGGTTCCCATGAGATGGCTCACTATGTAATGGCCAGATACCATGGAATGAAGGCATCTCTTCCGTATTTCATTCCTTTCCCAACTTTTATTGGCACAATGGGAGCGTTAATTCGCTATAGAGGACCTGTGCCAAGCCGAAAAGCACTTTTTGACGTGGGAGTTGCAGGGCCACTGGTAGGGCTGTTTATGTCAGTTGCGGTTACGGTAATAGGACTTAACCTTGAGTCGCCTGCAGTAAGCCCCCTGTCGGATTCTATGATGCTTGGTCTTGGCTTACCTCCTCTTTTCGTATTTATCCAGAAACTTGTCGGAGCTACAGGAGAAAACCTTCATCCCGTAGCCTTTGCAGGTTGGGTAGGAATGTTCGTAACCCTGCTCAACCTTCTCCCTGCTGGACAACTTGACGGTGGGCACATCCTCAGGGCTATGCTGGGTAAGAAAGCGGAAAAGATTTCATTTATGATGCCTCGTGTCCTGTTTCTGATAGGACTTTATGTAATTTACTGGATGAAAGAAGACGGATTCATATGGATATCCTGGGCCCTTTTCCTCTGGATTTTTGCTGCGGTAGGGCATCCATCTCCTCTGCACGATAAAGTCGAACTGGACAAAAAACGCATCCTATTAGGGATTATTACCTTTATTCTGGGCTTACTCTGCTTTACTTTAATACCTTTTAAACCGATTCCCTGA
- a CDS encoding VWA domain-containing protein, translated as MQELKRRKEDFDDTPGSGSSLSFSRAFNPSTILNLELREVLTTPRKIPRQVREEIAEVLIYELFSENGYEIKDEKLFMSKFGAFYPIFLGLKDFGVWAEIKALAGTNNLAGIFILRVLLEELFTLLDDYGRMESKFSKKFARNLEKSLKALRKLIDETQSTWERSRIKDIEKNFRFQENPNVPYQQETQENKQENSLRQENFLPQENFLPQENSLPQENSLKQENSLKQGNSLKQESSLQDVEHETWENPGLQAGNIADSEELASMTLNFMSSEKAGEALDSVIEESIAAKIGELIPVLEDHLEMLDILSLLFPDRAWDHSLKALHREYLGNLEKYASFLKKSSDIHEILELVGRIELEYGSKKLNLSPYSKSEVHSVTFSGDLQTLLPAETVKLKNPLLKRKFYADMLEGKLLTYQLQGENWNSDAAGKKRKGPVIALVDTSGSMRGSPELLAKAIVLAATRRMLKENRDVKVILFSSKWQTVEIELTNKKRMGEEFLEFLKLTFGGGTDFNTALRSGLKAMKNEKAFEGADLLFLTDGFSELSEKPLIREWNEIKAERRARIFSLIIGNYDAGGLQQISDHTYLIGNAEKWDVGESPASFIKAISKPYRL; from the coding sequence ATGCAGGAATTAAAAAGGCGGAAGGAAGACTTTGATGACACTCCCGGATCAGGCTCATCTTTATCGTTTAGTCGTGCCTTCAATCCTTCTACAATATTGAATCTTGAGCTCAGGGAGGTTCTGACAACTCCTCGAAAGATACCAAGGCAAGTCAGGGAAGAGATTGCAGAAGTTCTTATTTATGAGCTTTTTTCAGAAAATGGGTACGAAATAAAAGATGAAAAGTTGTTTATGAGTAAATTTGGAGCTTTTTATCCGATCTTTCTAGGTTTAAAGGATTTCGGGGTCTGGGCTGAAATAAAAGCTCTTGCCGGAACCAACAATCTGGCAGGTATTTTTATACTCCGTGTCCTGCTTGAAGAACTCTTTACACTTCTGGATGACTACGGAAGGATGGAATCCAAATTTTCAAAAAAGTTTGCAAGAAATCTCGAAAAAAGCCTTAAAGCTCTGAGGAAGCTGATCGATGAAACTCAATCGACATGGGAAAGAAGCAGAATAAAAGATATTGAGAAAAATTTCCGGTTTCAGGAAAATCCGAATGTACCCTATCAACAGGAAACTCAAGAAAACAAACAGGAAAATTCTCTCAGACAAGAAAATTTTCTTCCACAGGAAAACTTTCTTCCACAGGAAAACTCTCTTCCACAGGAAAACTCTCTCAAACAAGAAAACTCTCTCAAACAAGGAAACTCTCTCAAACAGGAAAGTTCCCTGCAAGATGTCGAGCATGAGACCTGGGAGAACCCGGGTCTGCAGGCTGGAAATATTGCGGATTCCGAAGAACTTGCTTCAATGACTCTGAACTTTATGTCTTCAGAAAAGGCAGGAGAAGCCCTTGATTCTGTTATAGAAGAAAGCATAGCTGCAAAAATTGGAGAGCTTATCCCTGTGCTTGAAGACCACCTTGAAATGCTGGATATTCTCTCACTGCTCTTTCCGGACAGAGCCTGGGATCATTCCTTGAAGGCCCTTCATAGAGAATACCTTGGAAACCTTGAAAAATATGCTTCATTTCTTAAAAAGAGCTCGGATATTCATGAAATTCTTGAACTGGTAGGAAGAATCGAACTTGAGTACGGTTCAAAAAAGCTGAATTTATCTCCTTACAGTAAAAGTGAAGTCCATTCGGTTACCTTCTCGGGTGATCTTCAGACATTACTTCCAGCAGAAACCGTAAAGCTAAAAAATCCTCTCCTGAAGCGTAAGTTCTATGCTGATATGCTTGAAGGAAAACTTCTGACCTACCAGCTACAAGGGGAAAACTGGAACTCGGATGCTGCAGGAAAAAAGAGAAAAGGGCCTGTAATCGCTCTTGTAGACACCTCGGGGTCAATGCGGGGAAGCCCGGAGCTTCTTGCAAAAGCCATAGTTCTGGCAGCTACTAGAAGAATGTTAAAAGAAAACAGGGATGTTAAAGTGATTCTATTCTCTTCTAAGTGGCAGACCGTTGAAATTGAGCTTACAAACAAAAAGCGTATGGGTGAGGAGTTCCTGGAGTTCCTGAAACTTACTTTCGGAGGCGGCACCGATTTTAATACCGCACTTCGCTCAGGTCTTAAGGCTATGAAAAACGAAAAGGCTTTTGAGGGAGCTGATCTCCTTTTCCTTACCGATGGTTTTTCCGAACTCTCGGAAAAACCCCTTATTCGGGAATGGAATGAGATAAAAGCCGAAAGAAGAGCTCGGATCTTTTCCCTTATAATAGGAAATTATGATGCTGGCGGACTACAACAGATTTCTGACCACACATATCTTATAGGAAATGCCGAAAAATGGGATGTCGGAGAAAGCCCTGCAAGTTTTATCAAGGCAATAAGTAAACCTTACAGGCTTTAA
- a CDS encoding aconitase X, producing the protein MYLTKEEEQILNGESGETLRQAIEILVALGDIYGADRLIPIKSSQIAGVSYKTMGDAGLEWISDLQGKVKVPSILNPAGMDLQDWKRLRISPEFAEKQKLIVQAYEKLGIRCECTCTPYNLEGFNVGYGDHLAWSESSAVSYANSVLGARTNREGGPSALSAALLGKTANYGFHLDENRMPEISFDVGYSLKGSDYGALGYVAGKLAGSKVPIFHLRCTPDADELKALGAAMAASGAVALYHVKGVTPEICRMDFEEPTEKITIEKSQLDEVYEGLRKACKEPELITIGCPHCSAAELEKAAELLRGKTVLKEFWIFTSRKLAKLHPEYIKTIEKSGAKVVCDTCMVVSPATNSYSCVMVNSGKALAYVPGMCGAEAVYGSMETCVEEAIGETTKKVAKKAGGSN; encoded by the coding sequence ATGTATCTTACAAAAGAAGAAGAACAAATCCTGAACGGAGAATCCGGGGAGACTCTAAGGCAGGCTATCGAAATCCTGGTAGCTCTTGGAGATATTTACGGTGCAGATAGACTTATCCCAATTAAAAGCTCTCAGATAGCAGGGGTCTCCTATAAAACCATGGGCGATGCAGGCCTTGAATGGATTTCAGACCTGCAGGGCAAGGTTAAGGTCCCTTCGATTCTGAACCCTGCAGGGATGGATCTGCAAGACTGGAAAAGGCTCAGGATTTCACCCGAGTTTGCGGAAAAGCAGAAATTGATTGTTCAGGCATATGAAAAACTGGGAATTCGGTGCGAGTGCACGTGCACGCCCTATAATCTCGAGGGTTTTAACGTTGGTTACGGTGACCATCTTGCATGGAGTGAGTCATCAGCTGTCTCCTATGCAAATTCCGTACTTGGAGCCAGGACAAACCGGGAAGGTGGACCTTCAGCCCTTTCTGCGGCACTTCTTGGAAAAACTGCAAATTATGGATTCCATCTGGACGAAAACCGTATGCCTGAGATTTCATTTGATGTAGGGTATTCACTAAAGGGATCGGATTACGGTGCACTCGGTTATGTAGCTGGCAAACTTGCAGGAAGCAAGGTGCCTATTTTTCATCTAAGGTGTACTCCGGATGCGGATGAGTTAAAAGCGCTAGGAGCTGCAATGGCAGCGTCAGGAGCAGTTGCCCTTTACCACGTTAAAGGAGTCACGCCTGAGATTTGCAGGATGGATTTTGAAGAGCCGACGGAAAAAATAACTATTGAGAAAAGTCAGCTCGACGAGGTTTACGAAGGCCTGAGAAAAGCCTGCAAAGAGCCAGAACTGATAACCATAGGATGCCCTCACTGCTCGGCAGCAGAGCTTGAAAAGGCAGCCGAACTCCTGAGAGGGAAAACGGTTTTAAAAGAGTTCTGGATCTTTACCTCAAGAAAACTTGCAAAGCTCCATCCTGAGTACATCAAGACTATAGAAAAAAGTGGAGCTAAGGTTGTCTGTGATACCTGCATGGTAGTTTCTCCTGCTACCAACAGCTATTCCTGTGTCATGGTGAACTCAGGAAAAGCGCTTGCTTACGTACCAGGGATGTGTGGAGCTGAAGCAGTATACGGAAGTATGGAAACATGTGTTGAGGAAGCAATCGGTGAGACAACAAAGAAGGTTGCAAAGAAGGCAGGTGGTTCTAATTAA